Within Desulfolithobacter dissulfuricans, the genomic segment GCCCCAGATCCCGACCGTAGCACATGGCGCAGACCCCGCGCTTGGATTCACAGGTCAGAACCGAACGGATCATCACCTGGTCCACACCGGCGGCCTCGATCTTCTCCACCTTTTCCTCGGTGATCTCTTCATCGGCAGCGACCAGGATCTCCCCTGAATAGGGATCCACCACATCTTCCAGGGCCACCCGGCCGAGGATACGATCGCCAATGCGGACGATGACCTCGCCACCCTCTATGAGTGGTTCGGCCAGCATACCGCGCATGGTACCGCAGTCCTTCTCAACGATGGTGGAATCCTGGGCCACATCCACCAACCGCCTGGTAAGGTACCCGGAGTTAGCAGTCTTGAGCGCCGTGTCGGCCAGACCTTTCCGGGCTCCGTGGGTAGAGATGAAGTACTCCAGGACATTAAGACCTTCCCGGAAGTTGGCCTTGATCGGGGTCTCGATGATCTCGCCGGAAGGCTTGGCCATCAGACCACGCATACCGGCCAGCTGGCGAATCTGGTCCTTGGAACCACGGGCACCGGAATCAGCCATGATGAAGACCGAGTTGAAACTCTTGATCTCCCGGACCTTGCCCTCGGAATCCTGGACATATTCCACCGCCATCTCATCCATCATCTCCTTGGTGATCCTGTCGGTGGCCTTGGACCAGATATCGACGATCTTGTTGTACTTCTCACCGTCGGTGATCAGACCATCGGAGTACTGCTGCTCGACCTCGGCCGCGGCCCGCTCGGACTCTTCGACAAAATCTTCCTTCTTGACCGGAATCTTCATGTCGTTGATGCAGATGGAGATACCGGCCCGGGTGGCGTATTCGTAGCCAAGATCCTTGAGCCGGTCTGCGAGGATAACCGTGTCCTTGGTACCGGCGTGACGGTAGGTGTAGTCGATGAGGAAGGCCAGCTCCTTTTTCGACAGCTCCTTGTTGACCAGGGAAAAGGGGATCGACTCAGGCAGCAGTTCGCTGACCAGGATACGACCGATGGTGGTGTCCACCATCTTGCCGTCGATCCGGACCTTCACCCTGGCCTGGAGATCGGCCGCCCCATGATCGTAGGCCATGCGGGCCTCGGCTACCGAGCCGAACATGGAGCCCTCGCCGACAACGCCGTAGCGTTCCCGGGTCATGTAATAGAGACCAAGAACGATATCCTGGGTCGGAATAATGATGGGACCGCCGTTGGCGGGCGAGAGGATGTTGTTGGTGGACATCATCAGGACCCGCGACTCCACCTGGGCCTCGACGGAAAGCGGCACATGGACGGCCATCTGGTCGCCGTCAAAGTCGGCATTGAAGGCTACGCAGACCAGCGGATGGAGCTGGATGGCCTTACCCTCCACCAGCACAACCTCAAAGGCCTGCATACCGAGGCGATGAAGGGTAGGAGCCCGGTTGAGAATGACCGGATATTCGCGGACGATCTCATCGAGAACATCCCATACTTCCTTGGACCCCTTTTCCACCATCTTCCGGGCACTCTTAATGGTGGTGACGTATCCCAGGGTTTCAAGCTTGTTATAGATAAAGGGCTTGAACAGCTCCAGCGCCATCTTCTTCGGCAATCCGCACTGGTGCAATCGCAGATGTGGGCCGACGACGATGACCGAACGACCCGAGTAATCGACCCGCTTACCGAGCAGATTCTGCCGGAAGCGGCCCTGCTTGCCCTTGAGCATGTCGGAGAGCGATTTCAGCGGACGCTTGTTGGGACCGGTGATGGTCCGGCCGCGCCGGCCGTTGTCAAAGAGGACATCCACCGCTTCCTGGAGCATCCGTTTTTCATTGCGGATGATGATATCCGGAGCATCCAGCTCCAGCAGACGCTTGAGCCGGTTGTTGCGGTTGATAACCCGGCGGTAGAGATCGTTGAGATCCGAGGTGGCAAACCGGCCACCCTCCAGGGGTACCAGCGGACGCAGGTCCGGCGGCAGCACCGGAATAACCTCCAGGATCATCCACTCGGGACGGTTGCCCGAATCGCGGAAGGCCTCGACCACATGGAGCCGTTTGCCAAGCTTGGTCCGCTTGGTGGCGGAGCCTGTGGTCTTCATCTCCTCTCGCAGTTCCTCGGAGAGCTTCTGCAGATCGAGCGCCGCCAGCATCTCGCGGATAGCCTCGGCCCCGATACCGACCCGGAACTGGCCCGGATACTCTTCAAGAAAAGCCCGGTATTTTTCCTCGTTGAGCAACTGGCCCACCGAGAGCGCCTCGACCTTGGACTCCACCACCGCATAGGATTCGAAATAGAGAATCCGCTCCAGCTGCTTCAGGGTCATATCCAGGATCGCCCCGATCTTGGATGGCAGGCTTTTCAAGAACCATATATGGGCCACAGGAGCAGCCAGTTCGATGTGACCGAGCCGTTCCCGGCGCACCTTGGACTGGATGACTTCAACACCGCACTTCTCGCAGACCACGCCGCGGTGCTTCATCCGCTTGTACTTGCCGCAGTTACACTCGTAATCCTTGACCGGTCCGAAGATCTTGGCACAGAACAGGCCGTCGCGTTCCGGTTTGAAGGTACGGTAGTTGATGGTCTCTGGTTTCTTGACTTCGCCATGGGACCACTCGCGGATCTTCTCCGGCGAGGCAAGCGAGATCTTGACCTTGTTGAAGCTGACGGGACCTTTTGGCTTTTGAAAAAAACTGAACAGATCTTCCACTAATATCACCCTTAAAAGAGTTGCAAGCTGAATACCTTCACCCCTGGTTCCCCGGTGAATGGCTCCAGCCTGACGAAATGCTGACTTGCTTTCGCCTGTCTCCTACCACCTGTACGACACAGGACCTGCGACCTACTCGAGCAGTTCCACATCCAGACAGAGCCCCTTGAGCTCCTTGACCAGGACGTGGAACGATTCAGGCAGACCGGTCTCAAGGAAGTTGTTGCCCTTGACAATCTTTTCGTACATGGTTGTCCGGCCCTCGACATCATCGGACTTGACGGTGAGGAATTCCTTGAGGGTGTAGGCGGCGCCGTAGGCCTCCATGGCCCAGACCTCCATCTCACCGAGACGCTGGCCACCGAACTGTGCCTTACCACCGAGCGGCTGCTGGGTGACCAGGGAATAGGGTCCGGTGGACCGGGCATGGATCTTGTTATCGACCAGATGATGCAGTTTGAGCATATACATGGTGCCGACCGTAACCTTGTTGGCAAAAGGCTCACCGGTCAGGCCGTCATAGAGCACGGACTGGCCCACCTCGTCCACTCCGGCCTCTACCAGATAGTTACGAATGGCCTCCTCGGAGGCACCGTCGAACACCGGGGTGGCCACATGGATCCCGTGACCATATTTCCGGGCCTTGTCCAGGAGCTCCTCGTCGCTCAGTCCGTCGGTGAGCTGACGGTATTCCTCTTCCGAGTAGACCTTCCTGAGCCGTTCCTTGACCGCGTCGACCTCAGCCTTCTGCGCCAACTCGGCAATCTGCTCGCCAAGCTTCTTGGCCGCAAAGCCGAGATGACATTCCAGAACCTGGCCCACATTCATACGGGAGGGTACACCCAGGGGGTTGAGAACGATGTCCACCGTGGTGCCATCGGCGAAAAACGGCATGTCCTCCTCTGGCAGCAGCCGGGAGACAACACCCTTGTTACCGTGTCGACCGGCCATCTTGTCGCCCACGGCGAGCTTGCGCTTGGTGGCCACGTAGATTTTGACCATCTTGACCACACCAGGAGGCAGGTCGTCGCCTTTTTCCATGCGCTCGACTATGCCCTGGTACCGCTCACGGACCAGCTTGGCCTGGGTGTTGTACCGGCTGAAGACCGCAGCGATCTCATCCTCGTATTTACTGCGCTCGGAAAAGTCCAGAGTGGCAAGCTTGGCGAATTCGATCTGCTCGATCACCTTGGGGGTCAGTTTCTTGCCAAGCTTGAGGATAACCCGCCCCTTCCTGTCTTTGATGTCGGTCTTGACGGTCCGGCCGGTGAGGATCTCTTCCAGGGCTTTGCGCACGCCTTTTTTCAGACTCTTGAGCTCATCTTCCATGTCGCGGTTAAGGTTTTCGATCTCGCGCTCCTCGATCATCAGCGTCCGCTCATCCTTGTCCACTCCCTTGCGGGAAAAAACCTTGGCGTCGATCACTACGCCTTCCACCCCGGGCGGCACCCGGAGGGAGGAGTCCTTGACGTCCCCGGCCTTTTCACCAAAAATGGCCCGCAGGAGCTTTTCCTCGGGCGAAAGCATGGTCTCACCCTTGGGGGTCACCTTGCCCACCAGCATGTCGCCGGCCTTTACTTCGGCACCGATGCGAATGATACCGGAATCATCAAGATTACGCAGGGCCTCCTCGCCGACGTTGGGGATATCGCGGGTGATCTCCTCTTTGCCCAGCTTGGTGTCCCGGGCCATGGTCTCAAAAATCTCGATATGGACCGAAGTAAAGGTATCTTCCTTGAGAAGCCGCTCGTTGATGAGAATGGAGTCCTCAAAGTTGTAGCCGCGCCAGGGCATGAAAGCGATGGTCACGTTCTTTCCGAGCGCAAGCTCTCCCTGCTCGGTGGACGGTCCATCCGCAAGCACCGTCCCGCGGGTCACCCGCTGGCCGGGCATGACCAGGGGCTTCTGGTTGAAACAGGTGTTCTGGTTGGACTTCTTGTACTTGGACAGCCGATACACCGCCACTCCGGTCTCGAAGCCTCCGGTGCCAGGCTCGTCGTAGCGGACCACGACCCGGGTGGCGTCGACCTCTTCCACCACCCCATCGCCCTCGGCCAGCAGACAGGCTCCGGAATCCTGGGCCACGTGCCGCTCCATGCCGGTCCCCACCAGGGGGGCGGCCGGTTTCAGCAGAGGCACGGCCTGGCGCTGCATGTTTGAGCCCATGAGCGCCCGGTTGGCGTCATCGTTTTCGAGAAAGGGGATAAGGGAGGCGGCCACCGAAACCAGCTGGTTCGGAGCCACATCCATCTTGGTCACCTGATCGGCCGAGACCATGACCACCTCACCTTCCTGACGGGCAATCAGCGAGTCCTCGACCAGAGTATCGTTCTCTATGGTAACCCGGGCCGGGGCGATGACCTCATCCTGTTCCTGCAAAGCCGAGAGATATTTGACCTCGTTGGTGACCTTGCGCTCGGTCACGTTCCGGTACGGCGTCTCTATGAACCCGTACGGGTTGACCCGGGCATAGGTTGCCAGGGAAACAATCAGGCCGATGTTCGGTCCTTCAGGGGTCTCAACCGGGCAGATACGACCGTAATGGGTCGGATGAACGTCGCGGACCTCGAAACCGGCCCGCTCCCGGGAGAGACCACCGGGTCCAAGAGCGGACAAACGGCGCTTGTGGGTGACCTCGGAGAGTGGATTGGTCTGATCCATGAACTGGGAGAGCTGGGAGGTGCCGAAGAACTCCTTGATGGCCGAGGTGACCGGCTTGGGATTCACCAGGTCGTGCGGCATCAGGGTTTCCACCTCCTGGAGAGTCATCCGTTCGCGAATGGCCCGCTCCATGCGCACCAGGCCCATGCGATACTGGTTCTCCACCAGTTCACCCACGGTCCGGACCCTCCGGTTGCCGAGATGATCGATGTCATCCCCCTCCTTGAGCTCGTCCTTGATCCGGACCAGGTGCTTGACACTCTTGACAATGTCTTCCCGGGTCAGGGTCCGGGTCTCGATTGGGGTGTCGAGGCCGAGCTTGGAGTTGATCTTGTACCGACCCACCTCGGACAGATCATAGGTGGACGGATTGAAAAAGAGGTTTTCAAAAAAGGTGGCCGCTACCTCGGGGGTCGGCGGACTGGAAGGCCGCAGTCGACGATAAATCTCAATCTGGGCCTGCTCGGTGTCCTGGACCTTGTCCATGGCCAGGGTCTTGCGGAACGACTCGGTTACCTTGACACCGTCAATGAACAGAAGTTCGAAACTCTTGATACCGGCCTTCTCGATGGCCTCGAGCATGGACTCGGTCACTTCGTCATTGCAGCGACCGATGAGATCCCCGGTTTTCGGATCAGCGATGTCGGCAACCAGGTAGCGGCCGAGGAGATCCTCGGGATCGATCTCGATGGTCTCGATGCCCGCCTTGGCAATACGTTTAGCCAGAGCCTTGGAGATCTTGCGACCTTTCTTGCCCATAACCTCGCCGGTTTCCGGATCGACAAGATCCCGGTTGAGCCGCTGACCGATGAAGGTTTCCGGCTTGAAGACCAGGGCATATTTTCCCTGTTCGACCAGGACGGTGTCGACATCATAAAACTCACGCAGGAGCTGCTCCGAGGTGTAGCCCAGGGCCTTGAGCAGGGTGGTGACAGGGAGCTTGCGCCGCCGGTCGATCCGGACGTAAAGGACATCCTTGATGTCAAACTCGAAGTCGAGCCAGGATCCGCGCACCGGGATGATCCGGGCCGAGTAGAGCCGCTTGCCGGAGCTGTGCGACTTGCCGTTGTCATGGGTATAGAACAGGCCCGGAGACCGCTGGAGCTGGTTGACAACCACACGCTCGGTACCGTTGACCACAAACACGCCGTCCTTGGTCATGAGCGGCAGGGAGCCGAGGAAAACCTCCTGCTCCTTGATGTCGCGCACCGACTGGACCCCGGTTTCCTCATCCACATCAAAGGTGATCAGCCGAACGGTGATCTTAACCGGCACTTCATATGTCATGCCGCGCTCAATACATTCCTCGACCGTATACTTGGCTTCTCCGAAACTGTACCGGACAAACTCAAGCGAACAGAGCCCGTTGAAATCGGTGATCGGGAAAATGTTCTTGAAAATTGCCTGCAGCCCGAAATCTTCCCGCTCATCGGGATGGATATCCCGCTGCAGAAAACGCTCGTACGAGTGTCTCTGCATGGCAATCAGATGCGGGGGCTCCATTATCTGCCGTGTCTTGGCAAAACTTTTTCGTACTCTGTCCATGGTCTCCCTCGAAACAATCCGCGAAATTCAGAAGATGTCACATACATAAAACACACAAATTCAGCCTGATATATGACACCATCCAACCTGTTGACTTCTCCCTGCCCACAAACGCAGGAACGCTACAAGGGTTTACCCCCGTAGCGTTACCTTGTTTATGTCGTATAGCCAGCCCGGCGAAGCCGGGCTTACAACGGCATGGAGCTGTGCTATTTGATCTCCACGGAACCGCCGACAGCCTCGATCTTTTCCTTGATCTCTTCGGCTTCTTCTTTGGTTACACCCTCTTTGATCGGTGCCGGTGCACCCTCAACCAGGGCCTTGGCCTCTTTCAGGCCAAGCGAAGTGATAGCACGGACCTCTTTGATAACCTTGATCTTCTGATCGCCGGCAGCGGTCAGAATGGCATCAAACTCGGTCTTTTCCTCTGCGGCTCCTCCGTCTCCACCAGCATCACCAGCAGCGCCTACGGCAGCTACGGCAACAGGGGCGGCGGCGGATACGCCGAACTTGTCCTCAAGCTCCTTGATCAGCTCGGAGAGCTCGAGAACGGACATATTGGAAATAAACTCGATTACGTCTTCTTTGGTTACAGCCATTGGTATTCCTCCTGATAGGATTGGACTTCAATTATCAGTTTTCTTTCTGCTCTTTAATTGCCTGCAGGGCATAAACAAGCTTCTGCGGTACGCCATTGAGTACACGGACAAAGCCGGTGGGCACTGCGGCCATGGTTCCAAGCAGCATGGCGCGGAGTTCGTCCTTGCCTGGCAGTTTGGACAGGGCCAGTACATCCTCGGCGTTCAGAACGCTGCCTTCGAGGGCAGCGGACCGGATCTTGAGGTTATCGTACTCCTTGGCGAATTCCGTCAGGGCCTTGGCAGACCCGACCGGATCTTCGAAGGCGACAGCAACTGCCGTGGTACCGGTAAAGAACTCGGTGAGTCCTTCATACTCGGTCCCCTTGACAGCAATCCGCAGCAGCGTGTTTTTCGACACCCTGATCTGGGCATTCTGCTCCCGCAATGCGCGACGCAGCTTTTCCAGTTCCGTGACTTTAAGTCCGCGGTAATCAGTCACCACCGCGAACTTGGCCTTGCTAAAGGTCTCCTGAAGCTCGCTGACCTTTGTGGCCTTTTTATCGCGATTCAACTGTTACACCTCCTTGGATTGTCGCGGGACGATACAGTAGAGCAGGGTTGAGGAATGAAGACGTATTCCGAAACAAAAAGGTGCGCGTTCCGGTATTCGGTCTCGGCAGGTTATCCGGTGGGCTGGATAATTAAACGCTCGTGCCTGCTGTCTCTGACCTTCCCAGGTTAATGAATAATTTGATTAAGCTATGGTAAAATCCTCAGCAGATACAATGGGACATCGTGATCCGAACTGGATCGGATCATGCCTTTTTGAGCAGGGACCTGACCTGGAGAGGATCCACCTTGATACCTGGACCCATGGTGGTCGATACGGCAATACTCTTCAGATAGATACCCTTGCTGGAGGATGGTTTGAGCTGAATAATCTTGTCGATGAATGCGACAATATTATCTACTAACTTGTCGACCCCGAAAGAGGCCTTGCCCATGGGAGCATGTACGACGCCGGCCTTGTCGACCCGGAAGTCAACCTTACCCTTCTTGACCTCCTGGACAACCCGGGCCACATCAAAGGTGACCGTGCCGAGCTTGGCGTTGGGCATCAGGTTCCGCGGTCCGAGAATCCGGCCTATTTTTCCCACTTCCCCCATCATGTCTGGGGTGGCAATGGTTTTGTCAAATTCGAGCCAGCCTTCCTTGATCTTGGCAACCAGATCATCGGAGCCGGCGTAATCGGCTCCGGCTTCCCGGGCCTCGATTTCTTTTTCCCCTTTGGCAAACACCAGGACACGCACCTCCTTACCAGTACCGTGGGGCAGCATGACACTGGAACGCACCATCTGATCGGCATGCCGGGGATCGACCCCGAGCCGGACAGCAATATCCAGGGATTCATCAAAATTGGCAAACTTGGTCTTGAGAGCGAGATCCAGGGCCTCGGCCAGCTCATACAGCCTGGTCGAGTCGATCTGCTCTACGGCTTTTCTATATTTCTTTCCGTGTTTCGGCATTTTTTCACCCTTCTCGGTTCTCCCTGGCCGTCCGGGTACAACGGCAGGTGTTAACGAAGTGACCGACGGCCTGTCAGTCGATTACAGTAATTCCGCAGGAACGCGCTGTGCCCTCGATAATGCGCATGGCATGCTCGATGTCATAGGCATTGAGATCCGGCATCTTGGTCTCGGCAATCTCGCGAATGGCATCGCGACCAAGCTCGGCCACACGATCCTTTTTCGGATTGGACGAGCCCTTGCTCACGCCAGCCGCCTTGAGCAACAGGACGGAGGCGGGCGGGGTTTTGGTTATGAAACTGAAGGACCGGTCGTTGTAGACTGTAATAACAACCGGAACGATGGTATCGCCCATGGACTGTGTCTTGGCATTGAATGCCTTGCAGAAGTCCATGATATTGACACCATGCTGGCCAAGAGCAGGTCCTACGGGCGGAGACGGATTGGCCTTGCCGGCGGGAATCTGCAGTTTGATATAGGATTGAACTTTTTTTGCCATTGGTTACTCCTCCAAGCAAACAGGGCTGGAGCCTAATTTTTGCTGACTTGTATATATTCGAGCTCAACCGGAGTTTCGCGGCCAAAGATGGAAACCATGACCCTGACCCGTCCCTTGTCCGGATAAACCTCGTCGATAACGCCCTGGAAGTTGGCAAAGGGCCCGTCGGTGACCCGGATCACGTCGCCCACCTCGAAAACAACCTTGGGCTTGGGCTTGGTGGCCCCTTCCTTGATGCGTCCGATGATCTTGTTGGCCTCTTCTTCCATCAGAGGCATTGGGTTCAGATTGTCGCCAACAAAACCGGAGATGCGCGGTGTATCGTGAACGATGTGCCAGGTCTGGTCATTGAGTTCCATCTGCACCAGGATATAACCCGGAAAGAACTTTCTTGACGATGTCTTGCGGGCACCCTTGACCATTTCGACCACCTGCTCGGTGGGGACCAGAATCTCGCCGAAATACTCTTCAAGACCGGCCGAGCGAATACGCTCCTCCAGGGTGGCCTTGACCTTGTCTTCATACCCCGTATGGGTATGAACTATGTACCAGTGTTTTGCCATTGAATCAGCCTGTGCGATACGGCAGCCTATCGAAGAACCATGGAGACAAGCTTACCAAGAAGAAGGTCCACGGAACCAAGATACATGGATATGACGATAACCAGAACAATGACAAAGCCGGTCAGACCAGCGGTGACCTTTTTATCAGGCCAGACAACCTTCTTGAACTCGGCCTGCACCTCAAGGAGAAATTCCCTGACAGCCGCCGGCGAGAAAGAGGTTTTTTTCATTTCAGCAGATTCAGCCTGAACCACCTGTCGGCTTTTATTGCTGCGACCTTTTTTCTTGCTTGCCATAATAATCCGATTTCCTGGCTGCACCTTCCAGGCAGTTAAAAAAAAAGATGGCAGGCCAGGAGGGACTCGAACCCCCAGCCCTCGGATTTGGAGTCCGATGCTCTACCAATTAGAGCTACTGGCCTGCGCAAATATGTATCAAGTATTACGGGCGTCGCATCGCTGCCGGCGCTGACAGGGCAGCACACCTTGCGCCCTGCCCTGTCAGCGCCGCCAAAGGCAGCCCTGAAGAAACTACTTGGTTTCCCTGTGCAGTGTATGCGAACGACAGAACGGACAGTACTTCTTCAACTCCAGCTTATGGGGAATGGTACGCTTGTTCTTGGTCGTGGAATAGTTGCGCCGCTTGCACTCCGTGCAGGCAAGCGTGATAATATCTCTCATTGCTCTGGCCCCGATATATAATACTCAGCAGGCCGGAGCCTGCTGAGTATTCTTTAAAAACCGCTCATACCTGGTGGCGGACAGTTGCCGCTGTCAGGAATTACTCGATAATTTCGCTGACCACGCCGGCACCTACGGTACGACCACCTTCACGGATTGCAAAACGAAGTCCCTCTTCCATTGCAATCGGGGTGATCAGCTCCGCTGTAATGTGCACGTTGTCACCGGGCATAACCATCTCAACTCCGTCCTCAAGCGTTACAACACCGGTTACATCCGTGGTCCGGAAGTAGAACTGCGGGCGATAGCCGTTGAAGAACGGGGTGTGACGACCACCCTCTTCCTTGGTCAGAATGTAGGCCTCAGCCTTGAATTTCTTGTGCGGAGTGATCGAGCCCGGGGCGGCAAGTACCTGGCCGCGCTCAACCTCGTCACGCTTCACACCACGCAGCAGGGCGCCGATGTTATCACCTGCCTGACCCTCGTCAAGCAGCTTCCGGAACATCTCCACACCGGTTACCGTGGTCTTCTGGGTCGGACGAATTCCGACAATCTCCACCTCGTCGCCAACATGGATCACTCCACGCTCGACACGACCGGTGGCCACTGTACCACGACCGGAGATGGAGAAAACGTCCTCCACAGGCATAAGGAAGGGCTTGTCAACGTCACGCTCCGGTTCCGGCACGTAGTTGTCAATGGCCTCCATCAGCTCCCAGATACACTTGGACTTCTCGGGATCTTCCGGATTCTCCAGAGCCTGCAGAGCGGATCCATGGATGATCGGAATGTCGTCGCCAGGGAAGTCATACTTGTCCAGCAGCTC encodes:
- the rplL gene encoding 50S ribosomal protein L7/L12 produces the protein MAVTKEDVIEFISNMSVLELSELIKELEDKFGVSAAAPVAVAAVGAAGDAGGDGGAAEEKTEFDAILTAAGDQKIKVIKEVRAITSLGLKEAKALVEGAPAPIKEGVTKEEAEEIKEKIEAVGGSVEIK
- the rpoB gene encoding DNA-directed RNA polymerase subunit beta; this translates as MDRVRKSFAKTRQIMEPPHLIAMQRHSYERFLQRDIHPDEREDFGLQAIFKNIFPITDFNGLCSLEFVRYSFGEAKYTVEECIERGMTYEVPVKITVRLITFDVDEETGVQSVRDIKEQEVFLGSLPLMTKDGVFVVNGTERVVVNQLQRSPGLFYTHDNGKSHSSGKRLYSARIIPVRGSWLDFEFDIKDVLYVRIDRRRKLPVTTLLKALGYTSEQLLREFYDVDTVLVEQGKYALVFKPETFIGQRLNRDLVDPETGEVMGKKGRKISKALAKRIAKAGIETIEIDPEDLLGRYLVADIADPKTGDLIGRCNDEVTESMLEAIEKAGIKSFELLFIDGVKVTESFRKTLAMDKVQDTEQAQIEIYRRLRPSSPPTPEVAATFFENLFFNPSTYDLSEVGRYKINSKLGLDTPIETRTLTREDIVKSVKHLVRIKDELKEGDDIDHLGNRRVRTVGELVENQYRMGLVRMERAIRERMTLQEVETLMPHDLVNPKPVTSAIKEFFGTSQLSQFMDQTNPLSEVTHKRRLSALGPGGLSRERAGFEVRDVHPTHYGRICPVETPEGPNIGLIVSLATYARVNPYGFIETPYRNVTERKVTNEVKYLSALQEQDEVIAPARVTIENDTLVEDSLIARQEGEVVMVSADQVTKMDVAPNQLVSVAASLIPFLENDDANRALMGSNMQRQAVPLLKPAAPLVGTGMERHVAQDSGACLLAEGDGVVEEVDATRVVVRYDEPGTGGFETGVAVYRLSKYKKSNQNTCFNQKPLVMPGQRVTRGTVLADGPSTEQGELALGKNVTIAFMPWRGYNFEDSILINERLLKEDTFTSVHIEIFETMARDTKLGKEEITRDIPNVGEEALRNLDDSGIIRIGAEVKAGDMLVGKVTPKGETMLSPEEKLLRAIFGEKAGDVKDSSLRVPPGVEGVVIDAKVFSRKGVDKDERTLMIEEREIENLNRDMEDELKSLKKGVRKALEEILTGRTVKTDIKDRKGRVILKLGKKLTPKVIEQIEFAKLATLDFSERSKYEDEIAAVFSRYNTQAKLVRERYQGIVERMEKGDDLPPGVVKMVKIYVATKRKLAVGDKMAGRHGNKGVVSRLLPEEDMPFFADGTTVDIVLNPLGVPSRMNVGQVLECHLGFAAKKLGEQIAELAQKAEVDAVKERLRKVYSEEEYRQLTDGLSDEELLDKARKYGHGIHVATPVFDGASEEAIRNYLVEAGVDEVGQSVLYDGLTGEPFANKVTVGTMYMLKLHHLVDNKIHARSTGPYSLVTQQPLGGKAQFGGQRLGEMEVWAMEAYGAAYTLKEFLTVKSDDVEGRTTMYEKIVKGNNFLETGLPESFHVLVKELKGLCLDVELLE
- the rpmG gene encoding 50S ribosomal protein L33, translating into MRDIITLACTECKRRNYSTTKNKRTIPHKLELKKYCPFCRSHTLHRETK
- the rplK gene encoding 50S ribosomal protein L11 — its product is MAKKVQSYIKLQIPAGKANPSPPVGPALGQHGVNIMDFCKAFNAKTQSMGDTIVPVVITVYNDRSFSFITKTPPASVLLLKAAGVSKGSSNPKKDRVAELGRDAIREIAETKMPDLNAYDIEHAMRIIEGTARSCGITVID
- the nusG gene encoding transcription termination/antitermination protein NusG encodes the protein MAKHWYIVHTHTGYEDKVKATLEERIRSAGLEEYFGEILVPTEQVVEMVKGARKTSSRKFFPGYILVQMELNDQTWHIVHDTPRISGFVGDNLNPMPLMEEEANKIIGRIKEGATKPKPKVVFEVGDVIRVTDGPFANFQGVIDEVYPDKGRVRVMVSIFGRETPVELEYIQVSKN
- the rplA gene encoding 50S ribosomal protein L1, coding for MPKHGKKYRKAVEQIDSTRLYELAEALDLALKTKFANFDESLDIAVRLGVDPRHADQMVRSSVMLPHGTGKEVRVLVFAKGEKEIEAREAGADYAGSDDLVAKIKEGWLEFDKTIATPDMMGEVGKIGRILGPRNLMPNAKLGTVTFDVARVVQEVKKGKVDFRVDKAGVVHAPMGKASFGVDKLVDNIVAFIDKIIQLKPSSSKGIYLKSIAVSTTMGPGIKVDPLQVRSLLKKA
- the rplJ gene encoding 50S ribosomal protein L10; this translates as MNRDKKATKVSELQETFSKAKFAVVTDYRGLKVTELEKLRRALREQNAQIRVSKNTLLRIAVKGTEYEGLTEFFTGTTAVAVAFEDPVGSAKALTEFAKEYDNLKIRSAALEGSVLNAEDVLALSKLPGKDELRAMLLGTMAAVPTGFVRVLNGVPQKLVYALQAIKEQKEN
- the secE gene encoding preprotein translocase subunit SecE; the protein is MKKTSFSPAAVREFLLEVQAEFKKVVWPDKKVTAGLTGFVIVLVIVISMYLGSVDLLLGKLVSMVLR
- the rpoC gene encoding DNA-directed RNA polymerase subunit beta' → MEDLFSFFQKPKGPVSFNKVKISLASPEKIREWSHGEVKKPETINYRTFKPERDGLFCAKIFGPVKDYECNCGKYKRMKHRGVVCEKCGVEVIQSKVRRERLGHIELAAPVAHIWFLKSLPSKIGAILDMTLKQLERILYFESYAVVESKVEALSVGQLLNEEKYRAFLEEYPGQFRVGIGAEAIREMLAALDLQKLSEELREEMKTTGSATKRTKLGKRLHVVEAFRDSGNRPEWMILEVIPVLPPDLRPLVPLEGGRFATSDLNDLYRRVINRNNRLKRLLELDAPDIIIRNEKRMLQEAVDVLFDNGRRGRTITGPNKRPLKSLSDMLKGKQGRFRQNLLGKRVDYSGRSVIVVGPHLRLHQCGLPKKMALELFKPFIYNKLETLGYVTTIKSARKMVEKGSKEVWDVLDEIVREYPVILNRAPTLHRLGMQAFEVVLVEGKAIQLHPLVCVAFNADFDGDQMAVHVPLSVEAQVESRVLMMSTNNILSPANGGPIIIPTQDIVLGLYYMTRERYGVVGEGSMFGSVAEARMAYDHGAADLQARVKVRIDGKMVDTTIGRILVSELLPESIPFSLVNKELSKKELAFLIDYTYRHAGTKDTVILADRLKDLGYEYATRAGISICINDMKIPVKKEDFVEESERAAAEVEQQYSDGLITDGEKYNKIVDIWSKATDRITKEMMDEMAVEYVQDSEGKVREIKSFNSVFIMADSGARGSKDQIRQLAGMRGLMAKPSGEIIETPIKANFREGLNVLEYFISTHGARKGLADTALKTANSGYLTRRLVDVAQDSTIVEKDCGTMRGMLAEPLIEGGEVIVRIGDRILGRVALEDVVDPYSGEILVAADEEITEEKVEKIEAAGVDQVMIRSVLTCESKRGVCAMCYGRDLGRGHMVNIGEAVGIIAAQSIGEPGTQLTMRTFHIGGTASRSVEQAEVRTQRGGTVKYKNLHTVTNAEGLDVVMNRNAEITVLDDKGVDRERFPVPYGAELKVKDGATVEPGAVIADWDAFAIPIVAEVGGKIKYGDVIEGETMQERVDQVTGKASKVITSATSSRQLNPRITIKDERGRTKKLPGGDLPARYSLPVGSIITVDEGVEITPGTIVAKIPRETTKTKDITGGLPRVAELFEVRKPKEQAIITEIDGRVSFGKDLKGKRRVIVTPETGEPKEYLIPKGKHITVHEGDYVKAGEPLMEGSILPNDILRVLGAEALARFLVNEIQEVYRLQGVRINDKHIEVIVRQMLKRVKITDPGDSRFMLDEQVEWWKFREENERLMAEGRQPASAEPLLLGVTRASLSTDSFISAASFQETTKVLTNAAMAGKVDYLTGLKENVIMGRLISAGTGLERYRLRKEGKK